In Treponema sp. OMZ 798, the following proteins share a genomic window:
- a CDS encoding MinD/ParA family protein — protein MTDQAEDLKTLMKNKNSSDKAVLSDLPPKRKTRIIAVTSGKGGVGKTNISTNMAIAYAKMGKNVIVIDADLGLANVNVMMNIIPKFNLYHVMKKQKKMSDIIIDTEYGIKFIAGASGFSKIANMEEAERSDFIKELYTLAEADIIIIDTSAGVSKNVLSFVAAADEVVIVTTSEPTAITDAYGIIKIIATEVENYDLNLKMVVNRVNSALEGKKIAERMIQIVAQFLNLKVEYLGFIYNDPAVEQAVLKQKPFFIYAPKSKAAGCLRHIVAKLEKTDYNEYSGFSGFLQKLFGRKWE, from the coding sequence ATGACGGATCAGGCAGAAGATTTAAAAACATTGATGAAGAATAAAAACAGCAGTGATAAGGCGGTACTTTCAGACCTTCCTCCTAAACGAAAGACAAGAATAATTGCCGTAACCAGCGGAAAGGGCGGAGTCGGAAAAACAAATATTTCTACAAACATGGCTATTGCTTACGCCAAGATGGGAAAAAACGTTATTGTAATAGATGCGGATCTGGGGCTTGCGAACGTAAATGTCATGATGAACATAATTCCGAAATTCAATCTTTATCATGTAATGAAAAAACAAAAGAAAATGTCGGACATCATCATCGATACTGAATACGGAATAAAATTTATTGCAGGAGCTTCAGGCTTTTCAAAAATTGCAAATATGGAAGAAGCCGAAAGGTCCGATTTTATTAAAGAATTATACACCCTTGCGGAAGCCGATATAATAATAATAGATACAAGCGCCGGGGTTTCCAAAAACGTTCTCAGTTTTGTAGCCGCCGCCGATGAGGTTGTAATTGTTACTACTTCGGAACCTACAGCAATAACCGATGCTTACGGAATTATAAAAATAATAGCGACTGAAGTTGAAAACTATGATTTAAACCTAAAAATGGTTGTAAACCGTGTAAATTCTGCTCTCGAGGGCAAAAAAATAGCCGAACGCATGATCCAGATTGTTGCTCAATTTTTAAATTTAAAAGTCGAGTACTTGGGCTTTATTTATAACGATCCTGCGGTCGAACAGGCTGTTTTAAAGCAAAAGCCCTTCTTTATATATGCTCCAAAAAGTAAAGCGGCAGGTTGTTTGCGCCACATAGTTGCAAAACTTGAAAAAACGGATTATAATGAATATTCAGGCTTTTCCGGCTTTTTACAAAAACTTTTTGGAAGAAAGTGGGAATAA
- the flhF gene encoding flagellar biosynthesis protein FlhF: protein METFVEEASTYEKCIQKIHEQYGPNIVVTRREVKSYEGFFNLFNKKTVRLTFTIQDGAFVPKLSDEEEKPVQLRSKPLTNYSPMNVEEERLKIIKLAASQSEEMAEKMMPYIEKLENQTSYASKSDTEYKELKNLAQTVERLVEEIKLKNSPSQEHENIVKIAEILQENDFTLKYIRSIKEKISNNLSLAELNDFELVQKKVLEWIASSIQIKLEDVNKDDSAKKQKLIALVGPTGIGKTTTLAKLAAYYILAVSKLEGRSLDVRVITLDQFRIGAAFQIKKYCEHMGIPLIIATDPLDLHKYLDLYKDSADIICIDTTGRSPADPEKILEMQKYFDEIEPGRIETHLVVSAVTKAADISEIIKQYSVFDFSSLIVTKLDETAHVGSIISVLDEYKIPVAYITEGQTVPKDIAKASKLAFLRKLTGFSLDYINENFNDEISIVWS, encoded by the coding sequence ATGGAAACATTTGTCGAAGAAGCTTCAACATACGAAAAGTGTATTCAAAAAATTCACGAACAGTACGGACCGAATATTGTTGTTACTCGACGCGAAGTAAAAAGCTATGAAGGTTTTTTTAATCTTTTTAACAAGAAGACGGTAAGACTTACCTTTACTATACAAGATGGGGCCTTTGTGCCCAAATTATCCGATGAAGAAGAAAAACCTGTTCAACTAAGGTCCAAGCCCCTAACAAATTACTCACCTATGAACGTTGAAGAAGAACGCCTAAAAATAATCAAGCTTGCTGCATCTCAATCGGAAGAAATGGCCGAAAAGATGATGCCCTACATAGAAAAGCTTGAAAATCAAACATCCTACGCGTCAAAATCCGATACTGAATATAAGGAGCTTAAAAATCTTGCACAAACAGTGGAAAGGCTGGTAGAAGAAATAAAGCTAAAAAATTCGCCTTCCCAAGAGCATGAAAATATTGTAAAAATTGCAGAAATTTTACAAGAAAACGATTTTACTCTTAAATATATACGATCCATAAAAGAAAAGATATCCAACAATTTGAGCTTGGCAGAATTAAACGATTTTGAACTTGTCCAAAAAAAAGTACTTGAGTGGATAGCTTCCTCCATACAGATAAAACTTGAAGATGTAAATAAGGATGATTCCGCTAAAAAGCAAAAGCTGATTGCCCTGGTCGGACCTACAGGTATAGGCAAGACCACAACTCTTGCAAAGCTTGCTGCCTACTACATTTTGGCTGTTTCAAAACTTGAAGGCCGGTCTCTTGATGTGAGGGTTATTACCCTTGACCAATTTAGAATAGGTGCCGCCTTTCAAATAAAAAAATACTGCGAGCACATGGGCATTCCCCTTATCATAGCTACCGATCCTCTGGATTTACATAAATATCTCGATCTATATAAGGATTCTGCCGATATTATATGTATAGATACGACAGGGCGAAGTCCGGCCGATCCTGAAAAGATACTTGAAATGCAGAAGTATTTCGATGAGATAGAGCCGGGCCGGATTGAAACCCATCTTGTAGTAAGTGCCGTAACTAAGGCTGCCGATATAAGCGAAATAATAAAACAATATTCCGTTTTTGACTTTTCGAGCCTTATAGTTACAAAACTTGATGAAACAGCTCATGTAGGCAGTATTATCAGTGTATTGGATGAATACAAGATACCCGTCGCCTATATAACCGAAGGCCAAACAGTACCCAAGGATATAGCTAAGGCTTCAAAACTTGCTTTTCTAAGAAAACTTACAGGGTTCTCTTTGGATTATATCAACGAAAATTTCAATGATGAGATTTCTATAGTATGGAGCTAA
- a CDS encoding histidinol-phosphate transaminase, translating into MEHGGVLSYKKRDEVLIDFSSNINPLMAPKGLKKALSASFDNLLVYPDIRYRSLKKITAKYLKCGCENIVLGNGAVEIIDNFCFLFKRVIVFTPSFSEYGLRALVHKKPLVEIPFLSDFSIDIAGLEKNLRAGDLLILGNPNNPTGLRIEKNRLLQIYNLVQKTGAFLLLDEAFYEFCPPDYDSINLFKKAGYKNICIIRAATKFFALPGIRLGYACTSPETVSALSKIEIVWHINAFAEAAAPAIFFDEDFIKKSKAYIQKERTFLLENIEKYGTSGAIKLQAYKSHCNFILLKVLNAKDEDALKFFEKKEILVRTCTSFKSLGDNHIRIAVRSHKDNCKFIKAISSKRSK; encoded by the coding sequence TTGGAACACGGCGGGGTTTTGTCCTATAAAAAAAGAGACGAGGTTTTAATCGATTTTAGCAGCAATATCAATCCTCTCATGGCACCTAAGGGTTTAAAAAAGGCTTTAAGTGCATCGTTTGATAATCTCTTGGTTTATCCCGACATTCGCTACCGTTCCTTAAAAAAGATCACGGCTAAGTACTTAAAATGCGGGTGTGAAAATATTGTTTTGGGGAACGGGGCTGTAGAAATAATCGATAACTTTTGTTTTCTTTTTAAGAGGGTTATCGTTTTTACCCCTTCCTTTTCGGAATACGGCTTGCGAGCCCTTGTTCATAAAAAGCCGTTAGTTGAAATTCCTTTTCTTTCAGATTTTTCTATCGATATTGCAGGGCTTGAAAAAAACTTGAGGGCCGGCGACCTTCTCATCTTGGGAAACCCGAATAATCCAACGGGCTTGCGTATTGAAAAGAACCGCCTTTTACAAATTTATAATCTTGTACAAAAAACAGGAGCTTTTTTACTTTTGGATGAGGCATTTTACGAGTTTTGTCCGCCCGATTACGACAGCATAAATCTTTTTAAAAAAGCCGGATACAAAAATATCTGTATAATCAGGGCTGCAACCAAATTTTTTGCTCTGCCCGGTATTAGGCTGGGCTATGCCTGTACTTCGCCTGAGACGGTTTCCGCCCTTTCTAAGATTGAAATAGTCTGGCACATAAATGCCTTTGCTGAAGCTGCCGCCCCTGCAATCTTTTTTGACGAGGATTTTATAAAAAAGAGCAAGGCCTATATTCAAAAAGAAAGAACTTTTTTGCTCGAAAATATCGAAAAATACGGCACAAGCGGAGCGATAAAATTACAAGCCTATAAAAGTCATTGCAATTTTATCCTTCTTAAAGTTTTAAATGCAAAAGATGAAGATGCCTTAAAATTCTTTGAAAAAAAAGAAATTTTGGTAAGAACCTGCACAAGCTTTAAAAGCCTCGGGGATAATCATATAAGAATTGCTGTACGCTCTCATAAAGATAATTGTAAATTTATTAAGGCAATTAGCTCTAAAAGGTCAAAATAA